Proteins encoded in a region of the Candidatus Deferrimicrobium sp. genome:
- a CDS encoding homospermidine biosynthesis protein: MGKRSRYLSGARILPPPVGKRMPASEMIEKTFLSYNAGRLREGARLLSERMLKPDVTVGLSLTGALTPAGLGVSCIVPLLKAGFVDWIVSTGANLYHDAHFGLGLPMHAGSPFLDDRVLRDEGVVRIYDVLFDYEVLLDTDAFFRQVLDLPEFQAQMGTAEFHYRLGRYMAQREKTLGQGEVSVLAAAWRYGVPVYTSSPGDSSIGMNVAAMRLGGRGVTFDVSLDVNETAAIVYDAKRRGGKSAVWILGGGSPKNFMLQTEPQIQEVLGLDEKGHDYFLQVTDARPDTGGLSGATPSEAVSWGKVDPDKLPDTVVCYLDSTVALPLLCAFAFDRVGKRTRRRLYDRRAEMLSVLGEAYRKAVNAAGVTKKRKIARKR, translated from the coding sequence ATGGGCAAGAGATCCCGGTACCTGTCCGGCGCGCGGATCCTTCCGCCGCCCGTGGGGAAGAGGATGCCGGCCTCGGAGATGATCGAGAAGACGTTCCTCTCCTACAATGCCGGACGGCTGCGGGAGGGGGCGCGGCTCCTTTCCGAACGGATGCTGAAACCCGACGTGACGGTGGGGCTCTCCCTGACCGGCGCGCTCACCCCCGCGGGGCTCGGCGTGTCGTGCATCGTTCCGTTGCTCAAGGCGGGGTTCGTCGACTGGATCGTCTCGACGGGGGCGAACCTCTACCACGACGCCCACTTCGGGCTCGGGCTCCCGATGCACGCCGGGTCGCCGTTCCTCGACGACCGCGTCCTGCGGGATGAAGGAGTCGTCCGGATCTACGATGTCCTGTTCGACTACGAGGTGCTCCTCGATACGGACGCCTTCTTCCGCCAGGTGCTGGACCTGCCGGAGTTCCAGGCGCAGATGGGGACGGCGGAGTTCCATTACCGGCTCGGGCGGTACATGGCCCAGCGGGAAAAGACTCTTGGCCAGGGGGAGGTGAGCGTGCTGGCGGCCGCGTGGCGGTACGGGGTCCCCGTCTACACGTCGTCCCCCGGGGATTCCTCCATCGGGATGAACGTCGCCGCGATGCGCCTTGGCGGCCGCGGGGTGACGTTCGACGTCTCCCTCGACGTGAACGAGACGGCGGCGATCGTCTACGACGCAAAGCGTCGCGGGGGGAAAAGCGCGGTCTGGATCCTCGGCGGCGGGTCGCCGAAGAATTTCATGCTCCAGACCGAGCCGCAGATCCAGGAGGTCCTCGGGCTCGACGAAAAGGGGCACGACTACTTCCTGCAGGTCACCGACGCCCGGCCCGACACGGGCGGGCTGTCCGGCGCGACGCCCTCGGAGGCGGTCTCGTGGGGGAAGGTGGACCCGGACAAGCTCCCAGACACGGTGGTCTGCTACCTCGACTCCACCGTGGCTCTCCCGCTCCTTTGCGCCTTCGCGTTCGACCGGGTGGGAAAGCGGACCCGCAGGCGTCTCTACGACCGCCGCGCGGAGATGCTGTCGGTCCTGGGGGAGGCGTATCGCAAGGCGGTTAACGCGGCAGGGGTGACGAAGAAGCGGAAGATCGCCCGGAAGAGGTAA
- the nifA gene encoding nif-specific transcriptional activator NifA, protein MTDPRSPEKAEIAAIHEVAKILTSTQNLDRALGTALRTLQSFLGFDRTAIFRPDETTREIRMEIAAGYTAEQRERARYVWGEGIVGKTMKTGSPIALPDVRKEPSFLDKTRAHGESSEEGPLSYLSVPIKIGAETLGVLTAERIGREGTQALESDARTLTVIGCLIGQALKLHKAIERLQDEFRRQRREFEKTIRKTYRIENIVGQSKRMQEVFAAVTSVAPSRATVLLRGESGTGKEMIARAIHQGGGRADRPFVAVNCAALPETLLESELFGHKRGAFTGAVEERKGRFEEASGGTIFLDEVGDIPLPTQVKLLRVLQERTFERLGENRPVSVDVRIIAATNADLEKMVAGGTFREDLYYRLNVIPVFLPPLRDRKEDILPLTEHFLERFNREHGKTVAFSKDALDLLLEYRWTGNVRELENLVERAVVMAKAPVVRAQDLPRAIRVAASLPATGPYGQPPAPQGSGAASAAEPPHPAAPPEGRPRAEYLKAMEREELQGALSSAGWVIARAAKILGWTPRQVAYKMKKHGLSSPWKK, encoded by the coding sequence GTGACCGATCCCCGATCCCCAGAGAAGGCGGAGATCGCGGCCATTCACGAGGTGGCCAAGATCCTCACCTCGACGCAGAACCTCGACCGCGCGCTGGGGACCGCCCTGCGAACGCTCCAGAGCTTCCTCGGATTCGACCGCACCGCCATCTTCCGCCCCGACGAAACGACGCGCGAGATCCGGATGGAGATCGCCGCCGGCTACACCGCGGAGCAGCGGGAGCGGGCCCGATACGTCTGGGGCGAGGGGATCGTCGGGAAGACGATGAAGACGGGAAGCCCCATCGCCCTCCCGGACGTCCGGAAAGAGCCGTCGTTCCTGGACAAGACGCGCGCGCACGGGGAGTCGTCCGAAGAGGGGCCGCTCTCCTACCTCTCCGTTCCGATCAAGATCGGCGCCGAGACGCTGGGGGTACTGACCGCGGAGCGGATCGGCCGCGAAGGCACGCAGGCGCTCGAATCGGACGCGCGGACCCTCACCGTGATCGGCTGCCTCATCGGACAGGCGCTCAAGCTGCACAAGGCGATCGAACGGCTGCAGGACGAGTTCCGGCGGCAGCGCAGGGAGTTCGAAAAGACGATCCGGAAGACGTACCGGATCGAGAACATCGTCGGGCAGAGCAAGCGGATGCAGGAGGTCTTCGCCGCGGTGACCAGCGTCGCGCCGTCGCGCGCCACGGTGCTTCTGCGCGGCGAGAGCGGGACGGGGAAGGAGATGATCGCCCGCGCGATCCACCAGGGGGGAGGCCGCGCGGACCGCCCCTTCGTCGCCGTCAACTGCGCCGCCCTCCCCGAGACGCTGCTCGAGTCGGAGCTGTTCGGCCACAAGCGGGGCGCCTTCACCGGCGCGGTCGAGGAGCGGAAAGGCCGGTTCGAGGAGGCGTCCGGCGGCACGATCTTTCTCGACGAGGTGGGCGATATCCCGCTGCCCACGCAGGTGAAGCTGCTGCGCGTTCTGCAGGAACGGACGTTCGAGCGCCTCGGGGAGAACCGGCCCGTCTCCGTGGACGTCCGGATCATCGCGGCGACGAACGCCGACCTCGAAAAGATGGTGGCGGGAGGCACGTTCCGGGAGGACCTCTACTACCGGCTCAACGTGATCCCCGTCTTCCTTCCCCCTTTGCGGGACCGGAAGGAAGACATCCTCCCGCTGACGGAGCATTTCCTCGAGCGGTTCAACCGGGAGCACGGAAAAACCGTCGCCTTCTCGAAGGACGCCCTCGACCTGCTCCTCGAATACCGATGGACCGGGAACGTGCGGGAACTCGAGAACCTCGTCGAGCGGGCGGTGGTGATGGCCAAGGCGCCGGTCGTGCGGGCGCAGGACCTCCCCCGGGCGATCCGGGTCGCCGCGTCCCTCCCCGCGACCGGGCCGTATGGGCAGCCCCCCGCGCCGCAGGGGTCCGGCGCCGCATCCGCGGCGGAGCCTCCCCACCCGGCGGCGCCTCCGGAAGGGCGACCCCGCGCGGAGTATCTCAAGGCGATGGAACGCGAGGAGCTGCAGGGAGCCTTGTCGTCCGCCGGATGGGTGATCGCGCGGGCCGCGAAGATCCTCGGGTGGACGCCCAGGCAAGTGGCGTACAAGATGAAGAAGCACGGGCTTTCCTCCCCGTGGAAGAAGTAG